Proteins co-encoded in one Arachis stenosperma cultivar V10309 chromosome 7, arast.V10309.gnm1.PFL2, whole genome shotgun sequence genomic window:
- the LOC130939557 gene encoding uncharacterized protein LOC130939557, producing MAKKNAQESYQRVQEAKAKSRARSGGKVVVSPPPPPPPPRNVGTPSQPIVISSSSNLTRPLPSAQPFSEPESKKRKTSESGPSWEGGVRAEALAFVRKNIYPLINMDDVSVRKHLATLAEESFRAAGVCGKLLDIFEKTPLSSLGTSPKVEELEERLLMFEKHQKELKEERDKLRKERDDLRKKESELRAQCTMEVNLRKAAQESYQSLFKDMVEVRVIAPDLDLSPLHPDKVVIDGVIVDPPAPEVLSESDLKTRGQRIIESPPHSKDAPSSSAPAPTSSLAPPSSPGDVPHGGGDSKK from the exons atggcaaagaaaaatgctcaagaGTCCTACCAGCGGGTACAGGAAGCCAAggcgaagtcccgggctaggtcCGGAGGTAAGGTGGTcgtctctcctcctcctcctcctcctcctcctaggAACGTGGGTACTCCATCTCAACCTATTGTTATTTCCTCCTCCTCAAATTTGACTCGACCACTCCCTTCTGCCCAACCGTTCTCCGAGCCAGAGAgtaagaagcgcaagacttcagagtctggccCTTCTTGGGAAGGTGGTGTTAGGGCGGAGGCTCTTGccttcgtccgaaagaacatctatccacTTATtaatatggatgatgtttctgttcggaaGCACCTTGCCACTCTGGCCGAAGAAAGTTTTAGGGCGGCGGGAGTTTGTGGCAAACTTCTGGACATATTTGAGAAGACTCCCCTCAGCTCCTTGGGTACTTCCCCAAAGGTCGAGGAGCTGGAGGAGAGGCTTCTTATGTTTGAAAAACATCAGAAGGAGTTAAAGGAGGAGAGGGATAAGTTGAGGAAGGAGAGAGACGACCTCCGGAAGAAGGAGAGCGAGCTGCGAGCCCAATGTACTATGGAGGTGAATTTAAGGAAGGCAGCCCAGGAGAGTTACCAAAGCCTATTTAAAGATATGGTGGAG GTCAGGGTTATAGcccccgacttggatctttctccattacatcctgacaaagtgGTGATTGATGGCGTCATTGTTGATCCTCCTGCTCCCGAGGTCCTTTCCGAGTCAGACCtaaagactcgggggcagaggattatagAGTCTCCTCCTCATTCTAAAGATGCACCGAGTTCTTCAGCTCCTGCTCCGACTTCTTCTTTGGCTCCTCCTTCCAGCCCTGGTGATGTTCCTCATGGTGGTGGTGATTCCAAAAAATAA